The window CGCAAATCATCCAAATAaaatattcaagtaatgaaaTCATCGTCTAGGAAATACAACAAATACATTAGTAAGGCCGATAAGAAATAACAATAGTAAAATCATATCCAGATAGAAGTATTCTCATAGTAACTTAATAATTACTATTGAATATATAAGATTATGTCTCATGATTAGAATATTAGACTTGTTACTATTGGCATATGAATAATTgactaaatataaaatataaaatttttgaattttcggaTATCAAAAAAAATGAAGTACCAAATCTAATATctaatccaaaatccaaaaattttaaattaaatccgaAATCCAATCCATaattcaaaaattcaaacaaTTCGAATTTCGAATTTGTCCAAACTATGTCCATCCGACCAAAATGTATAAGTTATAGAAACAAAAAATAGCTAAAACACATGAGCTAGTTGACGTGAATACAAGGCGCGTGGGGGCATAATGGTGCCGACTTGAGCACAACCTCTGGCTATATATGGTCAAAAGTTGGTTCAATCGCAAGACAAAATACAAGCTCTTCCTTTTGATTCGGGGAATCCATGTAGGACCATTTCCGGTTTACGCTTTTTTATtcgtaaaaaaaatataataataatgccGGTTTACGTTATttattgaataataataataataataataatcgatAAACCCTTCACTTGGTCTGGAGCCAACACGAACATGTGAAAAATTGTCTTAATTAGTGGAACAAAAGAGACAAAGatctatatttttaatatgcaatcAAAGGATTTCTcctaaaaaaagagaagaattcaattatttttcttgCTATGCTTTACGGAGTGACATACTGGAGAAAAAAATATCAAGATTTTATATATAATACTAATGATAATAAATAAATTACTTTTACTCAGAATTcattaatttcaaattttgaacGTTCCTCTTTGCTGTTCTATTTTCTTAATTATATTGCTTATTCCTTCTCCTCGTCCATCTCGATCTTCTTAATAAGAGTAATAATTCTTACAATGATGATAATTAGCATGCAGACTTTCTCAAACATCATTTAGTAAAGTTACCCAATAATTTGTAAAATGGAGTTTGCAGAACAGCGCACATTAATTCTATTTGTTAAGATTTTAGATGGAATAGTTCCTTTATATGATATGAACGTATTCTTTGCTAAAAGTGGGCGTAGAACTTCCTAAAATTATAAATATCCTAGAAATGCTGGGACAAGAGGTAGTTTACAGTATAATAGCCGTTGCTAAATAAGTTGAAACAAAGGTCTTTATTCACTTTATTTATGTTCGATTAAAGGcaatttgaatttttgaaataaaacctaaatATACCTATGTTATTTATACAAGGCAAGGAAAAGGTTTGGACCCAAAAATCTTATGGAAATATATTCCAGACAGcacaaaggaagaaaggaaaaagatgagaaaaaaatgtgcagaaggaTTTGATAATTTTTTTGAGTTGGTATTTGTCTAAACATGCCCTAATCATGAAAGATCCAAgctggaaaaagaaagaaagaaaaagtaatTACTTTAATTATACTACTAACCATTTCTTTAATTATGATATAGGGGGTTGTAATTATAATTATCATTAATCTTATTAATAAAGACACTTAGCTTCTACTCAACTAAATTCAAATTGCAGATGTATCTTTTTCTTTAACACATTTTTCTtttcaagaaaaaagaagaaaaggtttGTGTTCCCCTCTCTACTTTGACTTTTTCTCCCCAttaataattctttaaataatTCACAAGTTCTAACACGTATAGCGTAGTACTAACTAGTAACTACTAGTACTAACTTATTTTCATTACCAATTGAGCGCACAATAGTATTATTACAATACTAACAATTCTTCATTTGAATTGACACTCATACTTATCAATAAGCTGCATAGAAAAAACATGTGAATTAAAATATAACGATGACTGAAAAACTTTGGCAAATGAATTTCTTTAATCGAGGTCAAATATAATGCAATAAATTTGTAATTACTGTTTGCTATTCGACTAAAATGACaaaagaataacataacattAAAAATATACCATCCATTAGGAAAAAAGACAATGAAATCATGTAATTGTAACCACAAATAATTAATGTAATTGTAACCAACAAGAGTTATGGTGAAGTGATATTACTTCACCGTAATCGTTAACCAGAAGTCTTGAGTTCAAATTACATATTTGTCATGGAATGCATTACCCTCAAATATAGGAATTTTAGGCGCGAATAAAACTTCAATCAGATCCCAATATAAATACTCCTTCCGGTccactttaaataattttttgattttttttgtggtccacaatatttgattttttcagatatcaaggAGGAATTAACTTCTTCCTACCACAGTTGCCCTTGGAGTAAAAAGCCTAAATAgtagtttgttatattttcaataagtcaattaaggttaatatggtcaatttaattaattaatattaaaaggtaaatttcttaatatgtgtaaAATGAGCCAAAAAAAATACTTAAAGTGGACGTGAGGGTACCTTATACGGAGTAAgaactaagagcccgtttggacataagaaatttttccccattttccaaaaaaattttattttttttcgaaatcatcgtttgttcataaaatttctaatttttacttgaatatgcattttgaaaattttcgaaaatttgaaaaactccaaaaaactatttttcaaaatttttactcaaatcaaccaaaaacttcataaataacccaaaattatcttCATGTCCAAACAAAactctaaattttaaaataacaaaaagtacatactaattaaaagaaaaaagaagaagctaatgttaacaagaaaaaggaaaaaaaagaaagagaaggagctaaatttgaagCCGGAAAAAAGGGCTAAAAAGATTCTATAGATTTAACACTTGAGTGTCAAGTCTCATGACAATTCAGTATTCACTGTCTTCAGTAGCAGCACTCTTcatactcttttttctttctcaagtctcctctctctctctctctctctctctctctctctctctctctctctcttcagtGTTCAGATCCAGGTTAGTGCTCTTTCTTCTCCCTACTGGTAGGCTTGTagcttctcttttttctttttttcattttggtAGCTCAATCTCTGTCACAGCTTTTGGCCTTTTGGGTGGTTATCATTTCTGCTCCACCTATTTTGCTGTGGTTTAATCGATTCGTGCTTGAATATATTTTCTTGGTGTAGTTTttgcttttacttttctttatttctacttTGTTTTTGGGTGTGAGCTTTGGCGTTATGTGAGTCGAGAGGTTTAATTTGTCAAGTAAATACTGGTGAGTGTTGGTTTGAGCTCAAAAGTTTTGTGCTTTCTGTTCATTTTTAATAGGATAAAATTAGATACTATAAAGCATTTCTCTAGAAAAAAAGGGGTTCTGTAAATGTTCAGGCTTAAAAAGATTTATACAGGTTCTCTAGCTCTTCTGATCCCTATACCCAGTTActattctgttttttttttttttttttgaaaatataattgaAAGATTTAACAAATGGAAGCAAAGGATTAAATCTTAACTGATATTACTTTAAGTTGTATGCACTGACTGTTAAAATATATCTACACAATGAAATCACATACTAAATAATTAGAGGTGACTCTCTTGGTAAATGTTAGTAATTGTTAATCTGGTAAAGATGGTTTTACTATCACATGTTAAAATTCACTGTAGTGTGAAAAAACGTTTACACTGTCAGATTATTAAACTTAAAAATTCTTTCTTAAACTTACACTCTGTCTTGTATTTGCCAGAAGTCTTTTTTAAATGGGGTCAGGACTTGTATGTTAGTGTATGATTAAGTGTGATATGCGGAGAACCTTTAGTTTTAAAGAACACCTAAatttacattttaaaaataaattaaagtatATGTCCAAGCCTTGATGGACAGAGTTACCTGAAACTTATAttgtgggaggtagcaggtactctgtgaaattagtcgaggtgcgcgcaagctggcTCGGACACCACgattataaaaaaacaaaaaacaaattaaaGTAGTGAAATGAAATCGGTCCAAATAGAGTGGATGGATTATAGAAGATTCATGTAGTTGCGCCATCTAGCTTTGGGATGGATGCGTTGGTGATTGAATGATTGATATAAATTTGAAATAGCTCTTGTTTATGCAACCAGCTATGGATTCTGTTTGATGCAAAAAATTCTGTATGGAAGCCCTTTTGATGCTCAAAGTTGCTTGAATGTGGTTACTTCTACTGTTGTTGTAACTTCttcatttatttaaaattttacgGCGATATGTAGCAGGTTATCTATAGAGTAGTTACTTGCTGCTATGTCAAGGGGAAGAAGTTTTGAGGAACTGGTAAAAAATACTTGCAGTGTTTCACCTTCCGTGTGAATTTGCAGTTCGGAGTGCCGTTTTTCCAATAGTTGAGCAGAATTAGAGAATTGAAAAGAAATGGAAGAAATACAGTCCCAATTGGATCATTACaggtcttcatcttcttcagcaaGTAGTCCAGCGAGTAGGGTGCCGTCAAGTAATTTCTTCTACTTGAGGAAACCTGGTTCACTTAGACAACCAATTTCATTTGAAGATTCTCCTGATTGGGAAGACACGGATATTGAGGTCAAAGTGGACGAAGGAGGCGACTCCATCAATGCTGCAACTACACCAGCCTCACCTTCCCTGTCAAAGATTAATAGTGGTTCGTTGCCGTCTCCACCTTTACCGGAGGGGGCGGTTATTACAAGGAAAATTGCTGGGGCATCGATTGCCTGGAAAGACTTGACTGTTTCTATAAAGGGAAAAAGAAGATACTCTGATAAGGTGGTCAAGAGTTCAAATGGTTATGCATTGCCCGGAACAATGACTGTAATTATGGGACCTGCCAAGTCAGGGAAATCAACGCTCTTGAGAGCCCTTGCAGGTTTGTGTTGTATAGGCAAACATCTATTTAATTTGACTGCCTTTATCAATCCGTATGAATTGTTCCTAACCCATTTTGGTTTCTCTTCCTTAGGAAGGTTGCCTAATTCAGCCAGAATGTATGGTGAGGTTTTTGTAAATGGGACGAAAATGCGCATGCCTTATGGTTCCTATGTAAGTCTATGCTTTTGTCACATGTAGTTGAGTTGCTGTTCACAGTAGGCAAATGCCTGCCCATGGTTATTGTTATTTAATATCCTATGTGGAACCTATCTTTCATGAACTTTTACATTGTAATTTGTGTGGTTTAATTGTCTTGCTGTATAAAAGTTCAACGTCTCTGTACATGATTAGGGTGTGCGCTCATTGAGTACAACCTATACCCTCAATCGAAGTTGGACTCTAACAAGAACTAGAATAGGATTCTCATGCGACAACCCTGATGGCCTGCAATAGTAGCATTTGACTGAATGTTGGAAGAAATCCCTCCATCCCATCATTGTAGATACCGTTTTAATAGTGAGAAGAGGGCTTGTTTTTTCCTTGTTGAATTAGTAGTTGCCTGAATGAATTTAGTGTGTGAAGCCATATGTGTTCCTAACCCTTAGATGGAAATTCTCTTATCATAACCACCAGTCCTTGCTCAAGGGTGTATAAAATCCGCATTATACCCATATTGGAGAAAACCTACTAGAATCGACTCATATGCTCTCCATACACAACCCAAACAATAGCTCATAAGTCATTACTATAACGGTGAGTAGCTTAATGAAAATGTAATGCAGTATTATTAAGAAACGATAGAATAGTATAACTTTATTCAGTTTGATTTTAGAGATGAGAAACTTGGCTATTATTTATCAGCTTTGCCTTTTGATAAGGAGCTTGTTTTGTCTGCAGGGATTTGTTGACAGAGAAACTACTCTTATTGGAACGTTGACAGTGCGTGAATTCCTCTATTACTCAGCATTGCTTCAGCTTCCTGGTTTCCTTTGTCAGAAAAGGAGTGTGGTGGAGGACGCTATTGATTCTATGTCACTGGGAGATTATGCTAATAAACTTATAGGTGGCCACTGCTACATGAAAGGTCTTCGAAGGGGCGAGAGAAGGCGTGTCAGCATTGCAAGGGAACTTGTTATGAGACCACACATTTTATTTATAGATGAACCCCTTTATCGACTTGACAGGTTTAGTTGTTAGACCAACTTTATATTAACCTATTCATTGTCGGTAACTGCACTAAATAATCTTCTCAGTGTCTAGATCTGAATTAAATTAGCTAAAGAGAGCTGTCAGATTGTGTAGTGTGCTATACCTTTTTAGTAGCCACAAAATCCAGTCTTTAACGTGTTCTATCTTCTCTACGTTACAGTTGAGGCATTTTACAGCTGTCTTCTCTAATATGTCATGGATTAAATGGGCAAGGGTTGGCCGGTCGTATATGTTACATATGCTGTGGCAGACAAAaagattgagtttgctattgaagTATCTGAGTAGAGTTGGTCTGATGGAAAATATCAAATCGAGCTTCCAGTTCGAAATTTTAATGAATTTGACTGTTTACTGTTGGGAACATTTCAGATGGATAGTCTGTGGCACAAAAAAGTAGGGCATAATGTATTTTAAACTCATACTATAAGAGGCGTTTTGTTCATCTACTTTAGATAGCATGTAGGAAAACAAAGTATCAAATATGTGGCTGTTTTGGTATGTTCCAAGTCTGTTCCCAGTAGGAAAATTTGAACTTCCTATTGCCTGTAAATCTGCTACCTAGGCCAAGGAGCTCTCATTGACAACCTGTCTTAGCAGTTTTAGGACCTTTTGTTATATTTCTTGTTGCCATTTTTGTCTTCTGAGATTATTGGACTAGAACTTAAACCAACAGAAAAAATCTAAGAAACTAATCAGtgataaaagtttttttttattgtcGATCATTCTTTAGCTGTTATAGCTCTTGCCTAAAGAGGTAAGCAGGTCACAATAGACTGCCTCGAATATGTCTGGTAGTGTAACTCAtaaacttttcttttcttttaaaattccCCCCTGAGAAGAACAAATTCACACGTACTACTTAATGGCATGACAAAACCCTAGCAGATCTGATCACTGACAGAAGATACAGGAGTGACCTACCTAAGAGAGAATGCAAGAGGACTTCCCCCTATCACTTAAGGACTGCAGGAAAACAATTTCCCATAGCTTTAGAGTACTTTAGGAATTTGAGGTACTGCTTGGTAGCTTGCAGGAGTAGTGGATCGAAATGCTATGCATGATATAATAGGTTTTGTTTGTGCATCGATCAGGTGCTTTTGAAGCGTTATGAACAGAAGTGCAAGTTATTTGAATTCTATGAATCTTCTGACAGTAAATGCTTGAAAAGGTCAATTAGTAAAACAATTGCAAGCATTTTAGCTTTAGTGATGCTAATTTCCAAAAGACTAAAATGATGGAATCTAGGATTGCTAGATTTCTACATGGAGCTCAATAGTTTCGCAATCATCCATAAAAAAATGCAACCCGTTGCTTTTGTTCAATGGTTCGTGAAATTATTTTTTGTCATACATAGAAGCATCGATTTAGGAGTTGACGGAGATATGGTTGATGGTTACTGCATTTCTTTTTTCCATCTGACAGCGTCAAAATTGATAACTTTCTGGAATATTGGAAATAATTATGGGGGTCTTCAATCAAATGAATGTCCTATTATGCTTCTCTCTAAAGTTTCTCTTCCGTCTTATCAATTATCCCAACATAATCTTACTTGTGATTCATTATGATTGAGACTTGGTGTTTTAGGCTCTTCGCTCTATTATATATGTTGTTAATGCATCCTCTTAGTTACTGATGTTTAATCAATTGTCATGTTCAGTGTTTCTGCACTTCTGATGATGGTTACACTGAAGAAGCTCGCAAGTACTGGCTGCACTCTGATATTCACCATTTACCAAAGCAGTACTGAAGTTTTTGGCCTTTTTGACCGCATTTGCCTCCTCTCCGATGGAAATACGCTGTTTTTTGGGGAAACATTGGCTTGCTTGCAGGTAATATATCTGAGTATGCTTCCATACACTATACCCTTCTTGATTCTTGTACAGTGTCTCTTATTAGCAATCAGGAGTGCATCAAATAGAAGAATTATATACTAAGTGATATACATTGGTGCTGTGATGGGCTTTGGTTGCTCTTTTCTTGTATGTAATACTCCCAGACAGTTGAGGGGTGTGGCTTATTGAAAACAAAGAAGCCAAATGTTTAATTCAGATGGCATCCTCTACTATAGGATAAAAGTGGCCCTGTAGTTGAGGCATAAATGCTTTATGGATTACCATTCATTTAAGGGTGCTAATTATTTGAAGTACAAAGGTACTCATAGCTAGGGTGGTTACCTTCTTGTTGCATGCTTCTCTTACTATTGAGCTGTGGATGCAATGTTGTCTCTGCTGAACTTATTTTGTAACACTGAGCATCTGGATTTTAGTAGTCCAAAAGTGGCTCGCATACAAGCATCTGCCAGTTAAAGCTTTCTATGGCTCATTATACAGTTTCATTATCAATAGGAGGAAAGAATATGTTTGAAATATTGGGGCCAGACTTTCCCAAGGGCTTATATTTCAGAATCACAGGGCTTTGGGGAAAAGAAGCAAATGCGTTTATAAAATAAAGGGTGTGGGAGTGGGTGGGGAAGCTGTGTTTCCTTAATCAGCATTATTTTCTCGGTACGGATAACTTTCAGAGACTGACATATTATTTATTAATGAAGCACTTTTCAAATGCTGGTTTTCCTTGCCCAATCATGCAAAGTCCTTCGGATCATTTCTTGCGTGCCATAAACACAGAGTTCGACAGGATTATTGCAATGTGCAAAAGTTGGCAGGTAATTGCATAAAACTATTTGAACTTTTCTACTTTGTTGCTTTAGAAACTCAATCATACTGGTTGTTGTTGGTTTGTTAACTAATAATATCAAATAGAACAGTTTTACCGTTCTACTTTTGTGGAGTTAACTATCATCATTCTTCAAGACTCACTCATGCTGCTGTCTGTTGTTTTAGAGTCAATTCTTCAAAAAAGGTCATGATTTCAGGCAAGCTACCATAAGAGTGTCCAACCAGccctcaagaaaaagaaaagaaaaagaatttctaGTCTTCCTTTAAGTTTGTTGCACTTGTTGTCTGGAcaggatgaccatggagacatgTCAGCTGTGAACATGGATACTGCTGTTGCTATACGTACCCTTGAAGCAACCTATAGATCATCGACAGATGCTGCTGCTCTCGAGACAATGATAGTGAAGCTCACTGAGAAGGTATGATTTTACAGGAGATCTGATATCTGTCACTATGAACTTCGCTCAAAATTTTAATACTTCTACTTATGAAGTATAAATACATATCTGGAAAGCTAACATATGTAACTCATTCAGTTGACAATGAAATTATGCACATTATGTAAAACAGTTACTCCTTTTGTTTCATATATTTCCTTATTAGTCCACTCCAAAAAGTATGGCACCTTTCTATATCTAGAAACAATCTAAGTGTAAATTTTCCATCTTACCCATAatggcatttttttttttttttttttttttttttccctctTCATAATGGCatgcttttatagccacacaaatgacATCGCAGGTTTAGCGCCTGAACTTCAATATACTCTCTGATTTCTTGCTATTGTTGCACAGGAAGGTCCATCTCTCAAAAGCAAGGGAAGGGTAGGCAACATAATGCGAGTTGCTGTGTTGACTTGGAGATCCTTATTGATTATGTCAAGGGAGTGGAAATATTATTGGCTTAGGTTGATTCTCTATATGCTTCTCGCACTTTGCATTGGCACTGTATTTTCTGGATTGGGGCATTCCTTATCATCTGTTGTGGTAAGCTAATAATATTCAAAACATTAGATATGTccttttctccttttgtttttccTGCTTCAGTGGTGCGTTGTATGATATATGGGCATGTCATCTTCCAAGAAGTTTGGCTACCTAAAATATTACGTTTTGTTTGCCAATGCAACTTCCATTACTATGTCTTATTGAAACATATAATCTTATGTAGTCCAAGAAATGCATGTATTTCTCCAAAACCACGATTACTTGTTCATTTATGGACTGTGCTTCTCCGTTATGCTGTTAGATGTTCTGCTCATGATAACTTTTTGCTATTCATCTTtcttatttttctaatttaaactttGACCTCTTTATTGCCATGCAGACAAGAGTAGCTGCAGTTTTTGTATTTGTTTCATTCACCTCTCTATTGAGCATTGCCGGTGTACCTGCACAAATGAAGGAAATCAAGGTGATTCCAATAACTTTTCCGTGTTTCTTTTGGTGGATAGCACACCAGGATACTTATAGAACTTATTGCACATATACTGATTTCTTGTTGGAAATGTATACGAGAAATGCATGTCCTCAGAACATAAGGGG is drawn from Nicotiana tabacum cultivar K326 chromosome 9, ASM71507v2, whole genome shotgun sequence and contains these coding sequences:
- the LOC107791621 gene encoding ABC transporter G family member 3, coding for MEEIQSQLDHYRSSSSSASSPASRVPSSNFFYLRKPGSLRQPISFEDSPDWEDTDIEVKVDEGGDSINAATTPASPSLSKINSGSLPSPPLPEGAVITRKIAGASIAWKDLTVSIKGKRRYSDKVVKSSNGYALPGTMTVIMGPAKSGKSTLLRALAGRLPNSARMYGEVFVNGTKMRMPYGSYGFVDRETTLIGTLTVREFLYYSALLQLPGFLCQKRSVVEDAIDSMSLGDYANKLIGGHCYMKGLRRGERRRVSIARELVMRPHILFIDEPLYRLDSVSALLMMVTLKKLASTGCTLIFTIYQSSTEVFGLFDRICLLSDGNTLFFGETLACLQHFSNAGFPCPIMQSPSDHFLRAINTEFDRIIAMCKSWQDDHGDMSAVNMDTAVAIRTLEATYRSSTDAAALETMIVKLTEKEGPSLKSKGRVGNIMRVAVLTWRSLLIMSREWKYYWLRLILYMLLALCIGTVFSGLGHSLSSVVTRVAAVFVFVSFTSLLSIAGVPAQMKEIKMYACEESNQHSGAFLFLLGQLFASIPFLFLISISSSLVFYFLVGLRDVFSLLMYFVLNFFTCLLVNEGLVLAVTSIWQDIFWSILTLVSIHVIMILSAGFLRIRSALPGPVWMYPISYLAFHTYSIQGLLENEYIETSFAVGQVRTISGNQALQNVYDISTDNNSKWKNLLVLFLMAVAYRVVVFVLLKFCVRKNIFVRKLFLCKQNTRNPR